TTTCTTAGAAACATGTTTTCTGGAATAATGAGATGTATAGTTGATTTCTTAACAAAACGTTATATTTATTTGACCGGGTCTGAACAATAAAAACATGTTATTCATTTATTTGACCCATTTAGATGCTAGTTCTTTATATGTAATATAAACTGAGTCTCGACAGTGACAAAAAAAAAAAAAAAAAACTGAGTCTCGTTGAAGTTGCTTTTTGAGGATAAGGTCAACAATTGCGATAGAGTAGATTTGAAAAGTCAAAGAAGCTCGACGAATCTCTCCTACTCATCACGTAATTTCTATTATTATATACAATGAAAACATAAAATCGTTGGACTTTTCAAATTGGCAGCCAAACTCTGACCGTATTAACTTTCAAATCAAATAAGATACAACCATAAAATCTTATCACCATCACATTCCATATATAAACAACACATTGATAAAACTCTTCCTCATTACAACAACAAACAACAAACTCTTTTCTTCACTTTTTCTCTATACATCATCTTATCGACTTGTTTATTTTACGGTTAAATTAAAAGAAATCAAAAGATGGAAATGCTAAGAAGCTTTAGCACAAGGACAAGAAGCCGCCGTGGAGGCTACGAGCGAGTAAGTGATGATTCAACTTTCAGTTTACTGGGAGCCAAGCTAAAGAGATCGACGAGTGTTCCTTACTACGCTCCATCTATCAAGCTTGGTGCTGGTGGTGTTCCAGCCATACTAGAGGAGCTTCCTCGTCAGAAATCCAAGAAAGTCAAACCTCCAAGCAAATTTAGCCACCCTATCTTTAGCTTCTTATACGGCAAGAAGAAGAAGCCATCGACGACAAGGAAGCCTGAGTTTTCTAGGTATCTTGAGTATCTGAAAGAAGGTGGTATGTGGGATGCGAGAACTAATGCGCCTATTATTTATTACAAGTAGATGATGGGTTTATGGAAAATGAAAAATCAAGAAAAAACTTTTCAAGTTTTTGTTTAATTCAAATGAGAGTTCTCCTTTAGTTTTGTAATAATATTTGTATTATTGTATATTACAATATCGATTCATTAATTTGTTGATAAAAATACAAGTGTTGGACACAAGATTGTATGGTTTGAGCATATTTGATTTGAATATGATTTTATAGTTTCAAAACGAATTTTAGACGAGTCAAAATGTCAAAGTCAGCTAGTTCTAGTCTGACTGGTGAATCCCCGTTTGGTTACGTGGAGGTTAAGGGAGACTTCCCCTGTATAAACTTTTTAACTAATTTATATGTTTATTGTACATATATAACACAACTCCGTTTTTCATTAGCAGAAAAGTAGTTGGAGTTTGATTGATTCTAAACACTGTAAATGCTACAACAAGTGAAAATAATGAACAATAGTGTTCCTTCTGTTTAATTGATCTTTCTGGTTATGTTATCATATATCCAACATTTGATACACATATAGAGGTTTTATTTCAATGTTTCAAAGTTTCCTTTTCAGGACAACAACAAATGTGATGGGTCTTATGTCTTCTTTGGCCAACTCCTCGTCAACCATTCTACCATATGTATCAAACAGCTTGTCAAGAATCTCTTCCCCGAAGGGTAGAGCAAGCATTGACTCTTGAACCGCTCTTACCGTCTTTGCAGCCGTCTTACCATAACTAACACCATCCTCGTCGCCTTTCTCCTTGTCAACCTCTAACATCTCTAACTTCTCTAGTTCAAAAGACCCTTCTTCCTTCACTTCATCTTCTATCTCAGCAGCACTCGGGGCGTAAAAGTGCATCTCGTAAGAATTTAGCTTCTCTTCCTCAGTTTCTCCCTACAATTAAATGGAAACAACAACAACCAGATAAAACGTTTGCATTATCCTCAAATAATAAAAGCTATTATATATAAATTGTATGGTCTCAAATTACCGATAATATATATTTTTTAAAATGTTATAGTCCCTTTTTTTTAAAAATCGGCCATATATGCATGTATACCTGTGCGACAAGATTGGCTATGGATCTAGCCAGAAGCTCCCAGAGGAAAGAGTTTCCTCTATCCACATGATCAGGACTTTCTCTTCCGAGCATTATGAGCACCATTCTGCCTGAAGCAACCAACTCTTTTGATCTAAACCGAAGGAACATGGAGAAATCTTCCTTGAATTGACTGTAGTAAGCTTTGGAAACAGCTTCAGGGCTTGAAGAGCAGATGTTAACACAACCTTTGTTTATGGACTTGCCTTGATCATCATACAAATCTGGAGGAATCTGGAAAGAACAAAAACAAGAACCATCTCAGTATATGTTTCTATATATCTCTCAGTCTCAACTTTTATATTTAATATGTGCACCTTGGAAAGCCAGTGTAAGCTGTAAGAGGCATAGATAAAGTGGATGGTATTTTCAGGGAAGAGCCTTCCATAGAATGATCCAGGGTAAGCTGAAATGAAAACTGAAGGGCATTCACCGTTTTTGGCATCTCTCTTTAGCTCTATGTGAAAATCAGGCAAGTTCTTGAATATGGAGTTGAAGTCATTTCCTGGGAGATCGTTAAGGAAGATGCTGAATTCCGGCAAGGGCTGGCTTGGGATCTCTCGGCGGTGAGAAAACTCCACGGCTTTGATGATGTCTCTAATGGTGGAGAGAGTGTTTGGTCCTGAAGAACATCCCAAGTCAGCTATTCCTAAACTCTTTGGTTTTGTCTCCTTGTAGAGTTCTTGCAGTGTCTCTAGTGTTATGTGTTTTGCTTGATCAGATGCTTTCTTCTGCAAAGATTTAAAAACAACAAAGAGGGTAGTTAGAAGTCAAGATTATGAACTAAATCAGGATATTTGAAATATCAAGAACCTGGAAGGTAGAGTTTCTTGCATAACTAGTTTTCCCATCTCCACCTGTCATGTGAAACTCTCTTTCTAGATCCCTCTTATCCATCACAATGACTCAAAAAAATGTTAAAGTCTCACCGATTAGGGTTTTTTCTTCTTCTTTTGGTGTTAGAATTTGCTTTTCTTAAAGGAGTAATCTCTGGCCTGTCACCTCAATCTTCCATTACCTACACTTTTTTTTTCCTTTGCAAGGAAATTGTGTGGATTTAATAAAAGGACCGTAAATAATAAAAATGCAAACGTATTTGTCATAAATTGGGAATTATTAATGAACCGGGACAGCTATTGTTTGGTTGGATCTGTTGAAAATTTGAGCTTATTTAGAGCATCATATTCGTATTATTAAATACTCATAGATGCCATCTCACAATAAATTTTATTATTGTGCAATATTTTAAAAAATTAAATAATAAAATATTAATTAAGCCACTAATATAGTGAAGACATATTAGTAATTTTCTCATAAAAGGGAGAATTTCTTACGAGTAAACGTTTTCTTTTCTATATTTTTAATGAGTATAAAATATTTGAAAAACTACTTAAAATATCTTTATCACAATTTGAATTCAAGATATCTAGTGTTTGAGTTTTGGGTTTTGGGTTTCAATAGACTTAATAAATTACCGATTGGGATTCTTTCATCATTGTTCATGATTTGAAAATAAAAGAAAGAAACCGAAAAAGATAAATGTTTCTTTGGGTGGGTGAATTTAGTTTAGAAAGAGAAATGTTTAGGTGAAGTCCAAAGTGGCCAAAAATAGGAAACTAAGAAAAAAATAATAACAAAAAAAAAAAACCGAAAATCGGAAATTTTCGGTCAACATCATGATGGCTTCATGTTATGTTTGTACTTTCTTTACTTTGTTCTTGATACCATTGCTACACTTTATTGCTGTCAGTGGTGGACTCTATTATCATTTCTCGTTTAAAGACATGGCATTCAAGATATCATGACTCTCTAGAGAATTTATTGGGGGTATTCACGGCATCACATGGTGTCTGAGATGATGCATTATAATATCGTTGAACAGAACATGCATAAATATAATGCTACAAAACATCATAGAAAAGTAGAGGAAACTTTGGGACAGAATATATATGATTAAGGAGGAAGAAGATAGATTGACTTTTAAAGGTAGGAAGCTACTAAACAAGAACGGGAGATGATGGGTGGTGTGTGTGACCATCATTTCCCTCTATCACTTCCTTACCTTTAGGCTTTAGTACTCTATCTCTGTCTCTTCCTTATCTTTAGGCTTTTATTAGTCTTTCTTTCTCCCACTCTTCTCGTTTCCTTACTTTTTAAGACTTCGGTGGTGGTGGAATGCTTGGTTGAGTCATGAGTGTAGTAGTGTATGCTTTGTCACAGAGAGATACACGATAGTTTTTGGTACGATATCGTTTGGTGTTTTGAGGGGCATGCACGCGTGTCACTAGAGGGATTGATGCAAAGCTGTTTGTAAAAGTTCATATGTATATGGTTTCTTACATTATCTTCTCTCTCCCTCTTTGATTATGTCTTATTTTAGGTTAAAGTTAATCTCTTTGTTTGCTTTCTTGTTGGATGTTAAGATTGTTTTTGATTAATTGGATAGCATTTCACAGATTTTGAACTTAGTCCCTATACCAAGATTGGATGATTCTCTCGAATCCAACTTTAAAGCTTGTTGCTATAGGAGGTGGACAAAAGTAGACCATAAAGTTTAATTTGGAATTTGATAAAGTCACATACATTCCCTTCTATGTTCGTTTATTGGCTCTTTATAGGGAGTTTATGTTTATATATCAAATAAACCGATGCTTCTAAAAAGACATACAAGTTCTTCACTAATTAAAATGGGTTAATTAGTTTAAGATAGAGAAAAAAGAGATACTTATTTTAAAGAAGATGGAGTGAATATATGAGTGGGCTCTTTAATAGACCGAAGATATGAATCAAGTTATGATTTCCCACGATAAACAAGAAAACATATGAAATTATAACATGATTCACTAAGTGGCTTAATAAAGTAGACGTAGTTTTCATATACCAATCTCAAAGCTACGTACAAACTAAAGTGATTAACCTTAAAAAAAAAGTGATCAACCTTATATAGGAAATGACATTTGTTAGCTTTATCGACAGTTCAAGCTGCAAAGACATGTAGCTATTTTAATTTATTGATGCGATCATGACCTCAAACAAGTATCGCCCAGCAAAATGTTATGAAAATACTCCATGCACTATTACCATGACCTAATCAACAATATACATATAATATGGTGATGTCTATAAAGTTCCATGCACTATTACCATGACCTAATCAACAATATACATATAATATTGGTTGGGTTGTAACTATAGAAAATCTATTTTAGAATTTTGTCCGTAGGATTTTTGATTTAGTTTTAAGGAATGTAACTTTAAAATTTCATACAGCTAAAAAAATAAGATTTTAAAAAATAAGATTTTACTAACTATGTTTTGTGTGTTTTTGCTGTAGCTTTAGTTTTTTGGTTGTAACTTTAAAAACCAAGATAAAACATGATCGGTAGTATTTAATGCCGTAGATAAAAATTAAAGCTAAATTCATTTCTTACGGCCCAACCAATCACCCTCACCGCGATGTCTATAAAATTTCATGCACTAAGGCACACTAACGATATTTACTCAACAATATACATATAATATTGTGATACGTAGTATAAAACATTTAAACCCTTGAAAAATTGAAGTTGTACTATAAGTCTACGTGGTTAAATAAGACATTTTGAAAATCACCACTTCAATTTTGAGGTTTTTTATTTGGAGATTTGAAAGCAACCATATACCTCAACCTACTTACAAACAATTACGTAAGAGTACAAAATTTTAGCAAAAAAAAAAAAAAAAACAATTACGTAAGAGGTTGGGGCAAGTGCCCCCAAGGTAATGAAGTATCGGGCCACTATATAGCCCGTTATAAGTTTATGGACACAGCTGGGCCCATGAATGTATTTCTAACGTAACATGGTTACATACACGGACATAGAGTGATCTGCCCGCCAGACACACCCGGTCGGAACCGGTCGTCGTCGTCTTCTTCTTCCTTTTCTTTTTCAAATTGGTTTTTGTTCTTTACATTAATCTCTGTAATTGACAATTTCTTCTTTTTATTTTATTTATCCCTCTGATTCATCAAAATCGCAAAGCCAATCTTTACATCTGCTCCTTTCCATTTCTATTTGTGATCAGGTAACGTCCCTTGTTATGGTCTCTGATTTATTCTTCTTCTTCTTCTCGATGATCACTCTAATTGCTACTTTTCCTTCCGTTTTTATCGATTTCTTGCAACGAGGTAGTGATCAGACAACAGATCTTTGTTTGTTGGTATACTCTTTTGGTGTTTCATTACTATTTAGTTCATTTCTTATTAAGTTTTTTTCAAAATAGGAATTGTGAAAAATTCTATAGGTTTTTGCCTCAAAGTGCAGCAGACTAGTTCAACTTAAAGACGGAGCTTTTGGTTTGGTTTTAGCAATGGATACGAATCTCGTGGAGATGGTTAGGGCCTCTTTGAATTGGGTTACAATGATTCTTGATGCTCCGTCAGCTAGAATTGTCTTGTTCGGTGTCCACCATGTTCAGCACTATCCCTTGTTTCTGTAAAAGAGGTGATATCATTGTCGCGTAAGTGTTACACAAAACTTCTTTTAAAGCGTCTTCTTATCTGAACATTTGGACTCATTCATTCTTGTTTCTCTCTTAGCGACGAAGGTGTTCACTGGGGGATACAAAATGGACTTCAGCTTTCGAGAAGTACAATCGTGTACTTCAAGCACAATGACATGGACTCTCTTCGTAGTACTTTGGAGAAAATCATGACAAAGAACTTGAGGCGTTACATTGTAGCTGAAGCTGTATATCAGGTATTGTAAACACCTCTCTGTTTTTTTGTTTCTTCTCCTGCCATGAGGAGTAGACCTTGGCAAAAAAACCGGAACCGAAATACCCGGAAGCGGACCAAAACCCTCATAATGGTTACTATATTTCTAAATCCAAAATAACTAAACCGAACGAGTACCCAAATATTAAAAATATTAACTATATCTATGTATAACATAATATATGTTTATAATTTAAAATTAAAAGTATCTAAAAATATTTGAAGATACTACCACCCGAAAGTATCCAAATATTTTTATCTGAAATATCCAAACTAATCCAAAATATCTGAGTTTTTTTATCCGAATCATCCTAATTATTTGATACATTATCCAATATTTAACCGAAATAACCGAACTGATACCCGAAATGCCCATGCCTACCATTAGATGTAACGTTTCCCCACTTGCTTGTGTTTTAATCTGCAGAACTCAGGCCAATTCGCACCTCTTGATGAGATAGTGAAACTAAAAGAGAAGTATCATTTTCGTGTTATATTGGATGAAAGCAACTCTTTGGGTGTGCTTGGCCGATCCGGGAGAGGTCTTGCAGAGCATCACGGTGTCCCTGTGCGTAAGAACGACACACATTCTTAGTAGAGACTTATCATTTTGCTATTTATAACCAATGGTGATGATTTTTTTTTTGCTCCTTGAAACAACAGATTGAGAAGATAGATGTTGTGACTGCAGCAATGGG
This sequence is a window from Brassica oleracea var. oleracea cultivar TO1000 chromosome C1, BOL, whole genome shotgun sequence. Protein-coding genes within it:
- the LOC106313439 gene encoding uncharacterized protein LOC106313439; the encoded protein is MEMLRSFSTRTRSRRGGYERVSDDSTFSLLGAKLKRSTSVPYYAPSIKLGAGGVPAILEELPRQKSKKVKPPSKFSHPIFSFLYGKKKKPSTTRKPEFSRYLEYLKEGGMWDARTNAPIIYYK
- the LOC106313342 gene encoding salicylate carboxymethyltransferase-like: MDKRDLEREFHMTGGDGKTSYARNSTFQKKASDQAKHITLETLQELYKETKPKSLGIADLGCSSGPNTLSTIRDIIKAVEFSHRREIPSQPLPEFSIFLNDLPGNDFNSIFKNLPDFHIELKRDAKNGECPSVFISAYPGSFYGRLFPENTIHFIYASYSLHWLSKIPPDLYDDQGKSINKGCVNICSSSPEAVSKAYYSQFKEDFSMFLRFRSKELVASGRMVLIMLGRESPDHVDRGNSFLWELLARSIANLVAQGETEEEKLNSYEMHFYAPSAAEIEDEVKEEGSFELEKLEMLEVDKEKGDEDGVSYGKTAAKTVRAVQESMLALPFGEEILDKLFDTYGRMVDEELAKEDIRPITFVVVLKRKL
- the LOC106327230 gene encoding long chain base biosynthesis protein 1 — protein: MLRQLELSCSVSTMFSTIPCFCKRGDIIVADEGVHWGIQNGLQLSRSTIVYFKHNDMDSLRSTLEKIMTKNLRRYIVAEAVYQNSGQFAPLDEIVKLKEKYHFRVILDESNSLGVLGRSGRGLAEHHGVPIEKIDVVTAAMGHALATEGGFCTGNARIIDYQRLSSSGYVFSASLPPYLASAAITAIDVIDQNPELLVKMKQNIALLWKGLSDIKGMSLASNPESPIVFLKLEKSSGSTKEDLLLLEKMADRALKEDSLLVVSSKKSFLDKCRTLCLSGTFRY